One window from the genome of Musa acuminata AAA Group cultivar baxijiao chromosome BXJ1-4, Cavendish_Baxijiao_AAA, whole genome shotgun sequence encodes:
- the LOC135640620 gene encoding COBRA-like protein 1, protein MDLSSSRSIFGGSVGKLAPLAISLLFFLVLSALIPSTEAYDSLDPNGNITIKWDIMQWTPDGYVAVVTMFNFQQYRHIQAPGWTLGWTWAKKEVIWSMVGAQTTEQGDCSRFKGNTPHCCKKDPTVVDLLPGTPYNQQIANCCKGGVINSWVQDPANAASSFQVSVGAAGTTNKTVRVPKNFTLKAPGPGYTCGIAKIVKPTKFVTQDGRRTTQALMTWNVTCTYSQFLAQKTPTCCVSLSSFYNDTIVNCPTCTCGCQNNATQPGSCVEGDSPYLASAVNGPGKNSFTPLVQCTSHMCPVRVHWHVKLNYKEYWRVKIAITNFNYRMNYTQWNLVIQHPNLDNLTQLFSFNYKSLTPYGGINDTAMLWGVKYYNDLLMEAGPYGNVQSELLFKKDPSTFTFEKGWAFPRRIYFNGDNCVMPPPDSYPWLPNAASQLMSTSTMTLLTALSWLLIYCV, encoded by the exons ATGGATCTGAGCTCCTCCAGATCGATCTTCGGCGGATCTGTAGGAAAGCTCGCACCTTTGGCCATTTCCCTCCTGTTCTTCCTGGTCTTGTCCGCTCTGATCCCATCCACAG AGGCTTATGATTCACTGGATCCAAATGGAAATATAACAATCAAATGGGATATTATGCAATGGACACCAGATGGTTATGTT GCTGTTGTTACGATGTTCAATTTCCAGCAATATCGTCACATCCAAGCACCTGGGTGGACTCTTGGGTGGACCTGGGCAAAGAAGGAAGTCATCTGGTCTATGGTAGGAGCCCAGACCACGGAGCAAGGTGATTGCTCAAGGTTTAAGGGGAACACTCCACACTGCTGTAAGAAGGATCCGACAGTTGTGGATCTACTTCCTGGAACTCCATACAACCAGCAAATAGCCAATTGTTGCAAAGGAGGAGTGATTAATTCATGGGTTCAGGATCCAGCTAATGCTGCAAGTTCATTCCAGGTCAGTGTTGGTGCAGCAGGAACCACCAACAAGACCGTGCGTGTGCCGAAAAACTTCACCTTGAAGGCTCCAGGACCTGGGTATACGTGTGGAATAGCAAAAATTGTAAAGCCCACTAAATTTGTTACACAAGATGGAAGGAGAACAACCCAAGCTCTGA TGACGTGGAATGTTACATGTACATATTCCCAATTTCTTGCCCAGAAGACACCTACTTGCTGTGTATCACTTTCATCTTTCTATAATGACACAATTGTTAACTGTCCGACATGCACTTGTGGGTGCCAGAACAATGCAACTCAGCCGGGAAGCTGTGTGGA AGGAGATTCACCTTATTTAGCTTCTGCGGTCAATGGTCCTGGCAAAAACAGCTTCACTCCGCTGGTCCAGTGTACATCACATATGTGCCCCGTAAGAGTGCATTGGCACGTTAAACTTAACTACAAGGAATACTGGCGCGTGAAGATTGCAATAACAAATTTCAACTACCGGATGAATTATACGCAGTGGAACCTTGTCATCCAGCATCCAAATCTTGACAATCTCACTCAACTCTTTAGCTTCAATTACAAGTCGCTGACACCATATGGGGGAATAA ATGACACTGCAATGCTATGGGGTGTCAAGTACTACAATGACTTGCTCATGGAAGCTGGACCTTATGGAAATGTACAGTCGGAACTTCTATTCAAGAAGGATCCATCAACTTTTACTTTCGAAAAGGGATGGGCCTTTCCACGGCGCATCTACTTCAACGGCGACAACTGTGTCATGCCTCCGCCAGACTCATATCCGTGGTTACCAAATGCCGCCTCGCAGTTAATGAGCACCTCGACGATGACCCTTCTTACTGCTTTGTCTTGGTTGCTAATCTACTGTGTCTAG
- the LOC135640625 gene encoding squamosa promoter-binding-like protein 14, with the protein MEMGANSLGVSGSSSGSSDSLHGLAFGKKIYFEDGGGGGYGGSSSNAPVAPSPAPVAAVAAPPQHAKKGKRVVHGGKQQPPRCQVEGCHVDLTGAKAYYCRHKVCGMHSKAPKVMVAGLEQRFCQQCSRFHQLPEFDQGKRSCRRRLAGHNERRRKPLPGPFASRYGRNASSFHGPSRFRSFLMDFNYPRFSSNTGDVWPTIRPADRVVGNQISLGLLFPPSGAAMAHDGHPPLEEPLYSIPQIPPGECHAGVTDLSCALSLLSTQPPWSSNTTLRNQTSTSSASSSFDGTSTVQPAILNTCMTNQWSFIGNGGRRSNSQNVQQDMGLATVAAEDVHGQFSGELELARQGNGQCLGHVMHWSL; encoded by the exons ATGGAGATGGGTGCCAACTCTCTCGGGGTATCCGGGTCCTCCTCTGGCTCCAGCGATTCCCTCCACGGGCTCGCGTTCGGGAAAAAGATTTACTTTGaggacggtggtggtggtggttatgGTGGGAGCTCGTCCAATGCCCCCGTAGCCCCGTCTCCTGCtccggtggcggcggtggcggcacCGCCTCAGCATGCGAAGAAGGGGAAGAGAGTGGTGCATGGAGGGAAGCAGCAGCCTCCGAGGTGCCAGGTGGAGGGCTGCCATGTGGATCTCACCGGGGCGAAAGCTTATTACTGTCGACACAAAGTCTGTGGGATGCACTCAAAGGCACCAAAAGTGATGGTTGCAGGCTTGGAGCAGCGGTTCTGTCAGCAATGTAGCAG ATTTCACCAGTTACCCGAATTTGACCAAGGGAAACGCAGTTGCCGCAGACGGCTTGCAGGCCATAATGAGCGTCGAAGGAAGCCGCTGCCTGGGCCTTTTGCATCACGATATGGTCGCAATGCTTCATCCTTCCATG GACCAAGCAGATTCAGAAGCTTTCTCATGGACTTTAATTATCCAAGGTTTTCTAGCAACACAGGGGACGTTTGGCCGACCATTAGGCCTGCCGATCGGGTGGTCGGTAACCAGATCAGTCTGGGACTCTTGTTTCCACCTTCTGGTGCCGCGATGGCACATGACGGCCATCCACCTTTAGAGGAGCCACTGTACTCCATCCCTCAAATTCCACCAGGTGAATGTCATGCAGGAGTCACCGACTTGAGctgtgctctctctcttctgtcaacTCAACCGCCATGGAGCAGCAACACCACTCTCCGGAATCAGACTTCAACCTCCTCAGCAAGCAGCAGCTTCGATGGCACCTCAACAGTGCAGCCAGCCATTTTGAACACTTGCATGACGAACCAATGGAGTTTTATCGGAAACGGAGGAAGGAGGAGTAACTCTCAAAATGTGCAACAGGACATGGGTTTAGCCACAGTGGCAGCCGAGGATGTCCATGGTCAGTTCTCAGGTGAACTGGAATTAGCTCGACAGGGAAATGGGCAGTGCCTTGGCCATGTCATGCACTGGTCACTCTAG
- the LOC135640635 gene encoding beta-glucosidase 12-like, whose product MPLTAIFFPLFVLLLVAAPPADAVEQKAVIFFNRSNFQSTFVFGAASSAYQYEGAAAEGGKGPSIWDTFTHMHPEVIADRSNGDVAVDSYHRYKEDISFLKYMGMDAYRFSISWPRILPSGSLSGGVNMEGIRYYNNLINDLRANGMKPFVTLFHWDLPQELESRYQGFLSPAIVDDYRDYAEICFKEFGDRVTHWITFNEPWTFCRSGYLFGVFAPGRCSPPWAARRCTEGDSSREPYLCAHHQLLAHAAAVRLYRDKYQASQRGEIGITLISHWFVPYENSKSDADAVARALDFMFGWFMDPLSQGDYPFMMRALVGDRLPEFTAKQSEMVKGSFDFIGLNYYTTYYANSSSPTTVRGSNSDSYTYQSGQRGRIPIGLQAASNWIYIYPRGIRQLLLYVKSRYNDPIIYITENGVDEVNNASWPLDKALQDDTRIDYHRRHLSFVLEAMSKGAKVRGYFAWSLLDNFEWISGYTVRFGLVHVDYKDGLKRYPKASAHWFQELLKN is encoded by the exons ATGCCGCTCACCGCCATCTTCTTCCCCCTCTTCGTGCTACTGTTAGTGGCAGCACCGCCAGCTGATGCGGTGGAGCAGAAAGCTGTCATTTTTTTCAATCGAAGTAATTTCCAGTCCACGTTTGTCTTCGGGGCAGCCTCCTCGGCTTATCAG TATGAAGGAGCAGCTGCAGAAGGCGGTAAAGGGCCAAGTATTTGGGATACCTTCACCCACATGCACCCAG AAGTGATCGCAGATAGAAGCAATGGAGATGTGGCCGTAGATTCTTATCATCGTTATAAG GAAGATATAAGCTTCTTGAAGTACATGGGAATGGACGCTTACAGGTTCTCCATCTCTTGGCCCAGGATTCTACCAA GTGGAAGTCTAAGTGGTGGAGTTAACATGGAAGGCATACGATACTACAACAACCTCATCAACGATCTCAGAGCCAACG GGATGAAGCCCTTCGTGACCCTCTTCCACTGGGATCTTccccaagaacttgaatcgcgatACCAAGGCTTTCTTAGCCCAGCAATCGT GGATGACTACCGTGACTACGCCGAGATCTGCTTCAAGGAGTTTGGAGACCGGGTGACGCATTGGATCACATTCAACGAACCATGGACGTTCTGCCGGAGTGGGTATCTCTTTGGTGTATTTGCGCCCGGGAGGTGTTCTCCGCCGTGGGCAGCTCGTCGGTGCACCGAGGGCGACTCATCTCGAGAGCCTTACCTCTGTGCTCACCACCAACTGCTGGCCCATGCAGCTGCCGTGAGGTTATACCGAGACAAGTATCAG GCATCTCAGCGGGGAGAGATAGGCATAACGCTCATCAGTCACTGGTTCGTGCCCTACGAGAACTCCAAGTCGGATGCTGATGCAGTTGCACGAGCTTTAGATTTCATGTTTGGGTG GTTTATGGACCCCCTGAGTCAGGGAGACTACCCATTCATGATGAGGGCGCTCGTCGGAGACCGTCTGCCGGAATTTACAGCAAAGCAATCTGAAATGGTTAAGGGGTCATTCGACTTCATAGGACTCAACTACTATACGACATACTACGCCAATAGCAGCTCTCCAACAACAGTTCGTGGAAGCAATTCCGATTCATACACTTACCAATCAG GTCAGCGTGGAAGGATTCCTATTGGCCTCCAG GCTGCATCCAATTGGATCTATATTTACCCAAGAGGCATCAGACAGCTGTTGCTATATGTCAAGAGCAGATACAACGATCCAATCATCTACATCACAGAAAATG GAGTGGACGAGGTCAACAACGCGTCGTGGCCACTCGACAAAGCCCTACAAGATGACACGAGGATCGATTACCACAGGAGACATCTATCCTTCGTTCTCGAAGCCATGAG TAAAGGGGCGAAGGTGAGAGGATACTTTGCATGGTCGTTGCTGGATAACTTCGAGTGGATCAGCGGATACACTGTTCGCTTTGGATTGGTACATGTGGATTACAAAGATGGGTTGAAAAGATACCCCAAAGCCTCCGCTCATTGGTTCCAAGAGCTGCTTAAAAATTAA
- the LOC103980347 gene encoding CDK5RAP3-like protein, with protein MQDGAETRNLPIDIAFARLGEWLVDRKRIPQDWRKRLSAIRARISSALPSLPRDLDPFLQTLDPEAIGYLEAKNIYSILLNSTTESRNIFGRLSGSAGEWESIVRSFEKDHIFLGEAAQIMVQNVNYEIPYQKKQMQKVQQQLAELERKETDIKRNAALSAAKYSEACQELGLQGNNVRLELLEAAKTLPSTFSKILEVLNSDSMLKAMEYYQNFIKDVHTEKEKSPGSVLENLRHLHENPPSLYVSMSAEVQNSLSDMSTSDVHVSAGTPMDTILPMGAIDWNISVDDTQIDWDVDAVEKLEESGNSFGSYEIIDYNVDLKDSENGKDLLYDNTSSKKTVGVVPEASESEICWDISLENPQVDMLEDAVVPVVGIDKPNPTETSQSESFEERSQLLETEYRNKILDDLFEVKSFLNQRSIEMRSEETSSLQHQVQAVAPSVLQQYSPDVVQLMISEISSALSMLTDRKMRDLIMILNSKRFLDRLVLTLEEKKNHEVKLRESLNDLSVRRVELQNTLSSSWPKHEAAIAKTRELKTLCETTLSSLFDGRPVNIIGEINTLLTASISS; from the exons ATGCAAGACGGCGCTGAGACTCGCAATCTCCCGATCGACATCGCCTTCGCTCGTCTCGGAG AATGGCTGGTGGATCGGAAGAGGATTCCTCAAGACTGGAGGAAGCGGCTGAGCGCGATCAGAGCTCGCATCTCGTCCGCACTCCCATCGCTGCCGAGGGATCTGGATCCCTTCTTGCAAACCCTTGATCCGGAAG CAATTGGCTATCTGGAAGCAAAGAATATATATAGCATTCTTTTAAATTCGACCACAGAAAGTCGTAATATCTTTGGAAGATTATCAGGTTCTGCC GGAGAATGGGAGTCAATTGTGCGATCCTTTGAGAAGGACCATATTTTTCTTGGCGAGGCAGCTCAAATTATGGTTCAGAATGTTAACTATGAAAT TCCATATCAGAAAAAACAGATGCAAAAGGTTCAACAACAATTAGCTGAACTAGAACGCAAGGAGACCGATATTAAAAGAAATGCTGCTCTATCTGCTGCTAAATACTCTGAAGCCTGTCAAGAACTTGGTTTGCAG GGGAATAACGTAAGATTGGAACTTCTGGAGGCTGCCAAGACTCTTCCTTCTACCTTCAGCAAAATTTTGGAAGTTCTTAACAGTGATTCCATGTTAAAGGCCATGGAATATTATCAGaactttattaaagatgttcataCAGAGAAAGAG AAAAGTCCTGGCTCTGTGCTTGAAAATCTTAGGCACCTTCATGAAAATCCACCTTCTCTTTATGTATCAATGTCTGCTGAGGTCCAAAACTCTCTTAGTGACATGTCAACGTCAGATGTCCATGTTTCAGCGGGGACACCTATGGATACTATTCTTCCCATGGGTGCTATTGACTGGAATATTTCTGTAGATGATACCCAAATCGATTGGGATGTTGATGCTGTTGAGAAACTTGAAGAATCAGGCAATAGCTTTGGGTCTTATGAAATAATTGATTATAATGTAGACTTAAAGGATTCTGAAAATGGCAAAGATCTGCTATATGATAACACATCATCAAAAAAAACTGTGGGTGTTGTCCCCGAAGCTTCAGAATCAGAAATATGCTGGGATATTAGTCTTGAAAATCCTCAAGTTGATATGCTTGAAGATGCTGTTGTACCAGTTGTTGGAATAGATAAACCAAATCCAACTGAAACTTCACAATCCGAAAGTTTTGAAGAAAGAAGTCAATTACTGGAGACAGAGTACAGGAATAagatacttgatgatttgtttgag GTCAAATCATTTTTAAATCAGCGGTCGATAGAGATGAGAAGTGAAGAAACTTCTTCCTTACAGCATCAAGTTCAGGCAGTAGCTCCTTCTGTTCTGCAACAATACTCCCCTGATGTTGTACAGTTGATGATATCCGAGATATCTTCGGCCCTATCCATGCTCACAGACCGCAAAATGCGTGACTTGATTATGATACTTAATTCCAAAAG ATTTCTCGACAGACTGGTGCTCACACTGGAGGAGAAGAAAAATCATGAAGTTAAGCTTCGTGAAAGCTTGAATGATTTGTCAGTTAGACGTGTTGAGCTGCAGAATACGTTGTCATCATCCTGGCCTAAGCAT GAAGCAGCCATTGCTAAAACCAGGGAACTGAAGACGCTTTGTGAGACAACCTTGTCATCGTTGTTTGACGGAAGACCAGTCAACATAATTGGAGAGATCAACACATTGTTAACTGCTAGTATCAGTTCGTGA